In Flavobacterium piscisymbiosum, the sequence AAAACAATACAAACAAATTCTTCGTTTCTGAAGAAATTTTACCTCAAACTTTATCGATACTGCAAACACGTTCAACTCCTATCGGGATTGAATTAGTTGTTGGAAATCACGAAACATTTGATTTTTCAAATGAGTTTTTTGGAGCTATTTTACAATATCCGGGTAAATACGGTCAGGTAAACGATTATAGCGCTTTTGTTGCTAAAGCAAAAGAAAATGAAATCAAAGTAGCTTTTGCTGCCGATATTTTATCACTAGCTGCCTTAACTTCTCCGGGAGAAATGGGAGCTGCAGTAGTGGTTGGAACTACACAACGTTTTGGTGTACCAATGGGTTATGGTGGTCCTCACGCTGCTTTTTTTGCAACTAAAGACGAATACAAACGATCTATGCCAGGTCGTATTATCGGAGTTTCTATCGATGTAAACGGAAACCGCGCTTTACGTATGGCGTTAGGAACTCGTGAGCAGCACATTAAACGTGAAAAAGCGACTTCAAATATTTGTACCGCTCAGGTTTTATTAGCGGTTATGGCTGGAATGTACGCCGTTTACCACGGACCAAAAGGTTTACAATATATTGCTGGTAAAGTTCACGCATCGGCAGTTACTGCTGCTGAGGCTTTAAATAAATTAGGCGTTTTTCAAACCAATACGGCTTACTTTGATACTATTTTAGTAAAAGTAGATGCTCAAAAAGTAAAAGCGATTGCTGAGAAAAATGAAGTTAACTTCTACTATGTTGATGCTGATACCATTTCGATCTCATTCAACGAAACAACTTCAGTTGCTGATATCAATCAAATCATATCGATTTTTGCTGAAGCTTTAGGAAAAGAAACTTTTACTGTTTCTGAATTAACTGCTGCAAGTCAATTACCGGCTTCTCTAGAAAGAACATCTTCTTTCTTAACACATGATGTATTCAACAATCATCATTCAGAAAGTCAGATCATGCGTTACATCAAAAAATTAGAACGTAAAGATTTATCGTTGAATCATTCGATGATTTCATTGGGTTCTTGTACAATGAAACTAAACGCCGCTTCAGAAATGTTGCCTCTATCAATGCCAAACTGGAACAGCATTCACCCATTTGCACCAGTAGAACAAGCAGAAGGTTACATCACGATGCTTAAAAAACTAGAAGAGCAATTGAATGTAATTACCGGATTTGCCGGAACAACATTACAGCCAAACTCAGGAGCTCAGGGAGAATATGCAGGGTTAATGGCAATTCGCGCTTACCATTTGTCAAGAAACGAAAGTCACCGTAATGTATGTTTAATTCCTTCATCAGCACACGGAACAAATCCTGCTTCTGCAGCGATGGCCGGAATGAAAATCATAGTTACTAAAACTACTCCGGAAGGAAATATTGACGTAGAAGATTTAAGAGAAAAAGCGATTGAACACAAAGATGATTTGTCTTGTTTAATGGTAACGTACCCTTCTACTCACGGAGTTTTCGAATCTTCAATTATTGAAATCACAAAATTAATCCACGACAACGGCGGATTAGTATATATGGATGGTGCAAACATGAACGCGCAAGTTGGATTAACAAATCCTGCTACAATTGGTGCTGACGTTTGTCACTTAAACTTACACAAAACATTCGCTATTCCTCACGGTGGCGGTGGACCTGGAGTTGGACCAATTTGTGTAAACGAAAAACTGGTTCCGTTTTTACCAACAAACCCAATCTTAAAAGTAGGTGGTGAACAAGCTATTACAGCGATTTCATCTGCACCTTACGGATCAGCTTTAGTATGTTTAATCTCTTACGGCTACATCACAATGATGGGTGCCGAAGGATTAAAAAGTGCTACAGAGCATGCTATTTTGAATGCTAACTATATGAAAGCACGTTTCGAAGGACACTACCCAATTCTTTATACAGGAGAATGTGGAAGAGCGGCTCACGAAATGATTTTAGATTGTCGTGCATTCAAAGAAAACGGAATAGAAGTGGGTGATATCGCGAAACGTTTGATGGATTACGGTTTCCACGCTCCTACGGTTTCTTTCCCTGTAGCAGGAACTTTAATGATCGAACCTACTGAATCTGAAGATTTAGCAGAGTTAGATCGTTTTTGTGATGCTCTTATTTCAATCAGAAAAGAGATTGAGGTTGCAACTGCCGATGATAAAAACAATGTATTGAAAAATGCACCGCACACATTGGCAATGTTAACTACAGATAATTGGGCTTTCCCTTATACCAGAGAAAAAGCAGCTTATCCGTTAGAATACATCGCCGAAAATAAATTCTGGCCATCTGTTCGTCGTGTAGATGACGCATACGGAGACAGAAATTTAGTTTGCAGCTGTGCTCCTATCGAAGCTTACATGGAAAACTAAGAAATAGTTTTCGAATTATATATTCAAACCCGACAGGTCTTTTAACTTGTCGGGTTTTCTTTTTGTTTTATTTTGTTTCAGGTTTCAAGTCCCCGCATAACGTGAAACTTGAAACTTGAAACAAATCTAAAATCAGAAATCTATAATCTAAAATAGTACTTGGGCGTGCCAGTATTTAAAAAAGGGCCAAATCAACTTTGCGCTTATGAGGCCTTTTCTTAAATACTGTCGGGCTATCCGGTCCGCGGCGGCGGATTCCTCCTATCCCTCACGCGAGCAACTACAAATTAAATTTCCGTAACATATTGTCAATTTCGACGAAGGAGAAATCTTCGTACGTACTCCGCAACGAAAGCCTAATCTTTGTCGAGCTTCTCGCGGAGATTTCTCCTTCGTCGAAATGACAATATTGTGTTTAAGCTTTGCGAGATTAATTTTATCTTAAAAAAGCTTAACTTGATGACATTGCCTCTATCCTCATTCAAAAACCACATGAACGGCTACAAAACTTCAAAATAAATCATAAGGCTTTCTATTTTTTAACACTTTTTGAAACTTCGGTTTTATTTGTAACAAAACACAAAAAAACTTTACATTTTTTCTAAAAAAAAATAAACCTGAAAACAAATCTCAATCGTTTGAAATCTCGATAAAACTTAAAATTCGTTAGAAAATTAACAATAAATCCCACAAATAATTATTATTTCATAATTATATGCATGCATAGTATTTTTTATGATAGTTATCATGAAATTATTTATACTTTAGCAATAAATTTATCGGATAATTACTGAATAATGAAAATAAAAATAATAGGCATCGGAAGCTATATTCCAAATAAAGAAGTAAGCAATACTGACTTTGGTGATCACGTATTTCTAAACGAAGACGGAACTCCTTTTGCTTACCCTAACGAAGTTGTAATTAAAAAATTTAAAGGTATTACCGGGATCGAAAACCGTCGTTATGCCGAAGATCAACATACCTCATCTGATTTAGCCTTTTTTGCTGCCGAAAGAGCACTTGAAAATGCTAAAATCGATCGTGAAACATTAGATTATATCATATTTGCACATAATTTTGGAGATGTAAAGTCCGGAACAAATCAATCTGATATTTTACCAAGTTTAGCAACTCGCGTAAAAAACAAACTGGATATCAAAAACCCTAAATGTGTCGCTTACGATATTCTTTTTGGATGTCCGGGCTGGATCGAAGGAGTTTTGCAAGCCAATGCTTTCATCAAATCAGGCATGGCAAAGCGTGTTCTGGTAATTGGTGCCGAAACATTATCAAGAGTTGTAGACGATCACGATCGTGATTCTATGATTTATTCTGATGGTGCAGGTGCTTCAATTTTAGAAGCTTCTGATGACGAAACAGGTTTACTATCTTACGAAAGTGCCACTTTTGCCAATGATGAAGCCAACTTTTTATACTTCGGAAAATCATACAACCCAGATTTAGATCCGGATATTAAATATATCAAAATGTACGGTCGTAAGATTTACGAATTTGCATTAAGCCAGGTTCCTTGTGCCATGAAAAGCTGTTTAGACAAAA encodes:
- a CDS encoding 3-oxoacyl-ACP synthase III family protein, whose protein sequence is MKIKIIGIGSYIPNKEVSNTDFGDHVFLNEDGTPFAYPNEVVIKKFKGITGIENRRYAEDQHTSSDLAFFAAERALENAKIDRETLDYIIFAHNFGDVKSGTNQSDILPSLATRVKNKLDIKNPKCVAYDILFGCPGWIEGVLQANAFIKSGMAKRVLVIGAETLSRVVDDHDRDSMIYSDGAGASILEASDDETGLLSYESATFANDEANFLYFGKSYNPDLDPDIKYIKMYGRKIYEFALSQVPCAMKSCLDKSGIGIDEVKKILIHQANEKMDEAIIARFYKLYDKTAPKDIMPMSIHDLGNSSVATVPTLFDLLIQGKLENHEINKGDVVIFASVGAGMNVNAFVYRY
- the gcvP gene encoding aminomethyl-transferring glycine dehydrogenase; protein product: MKTDAFALRHIGPRETDLQHMLQTIGVESIEQLVYETLPDDIRLKAPLKLDPAMTEYEFANHIQELGKKNKVFKSYIGLGYHPTIVPAPIQRNIFENPGWYTAYTPYQAEIAQGRLEAILNFQTTVIELTGMEIANASLLDEGTAAAEAMALLFDVRTRDQKKNNTNKFFVSEEILPQTLSILQTRSTPIGIELVVGNHETFDFSNEFFGAILQYPGKYGQVNDYSAFVAKAKENEIKVAFAADILSLAALTSPGEMGAAVVVGTTQRFGVPMGYGGPHAAFFATKDEYKRSMPGRIIGVSIDVNGNRALRMALGTREQHIKREKATSNICTAQVLLAVMAGMYAVYHGPKGLQYIAGKVHASAVTAAEALNKLGVFQTNTAYFDTILVKVDAQKVKAIAEKNEVNFYYVDADTISISFNETTSVADINQIISIFAEALGKETFTVSELTAASQLPASLERTSSFLTHDVFNNHHSESQIMRYIKKLERKDLSLNHSMISLGSCTMKLNAASEMLPLSMPNWNSIHPFAPVEQAEGYITMLKKLEEQLNVITGFAGTTLQPNSGAQGEYAGLMAIRAYHLSRNESHRNVCLIPSSAHGTNPASAAMAGMKIIVTKTTPEGNIDVEDLREKAIEHKDDLSCLMVTYPSTHGVFESSIIEITKLIHDNGGLVYMDGANMNAQVGLTNPATIGADVCHLNLHKTFAIPHGGGGPGVGPICVNEKLVPFLPTNPILKVGGEQAITAISSAPYGSALVCLISYGYITMMGAEGLKSATEHAILNANYMKARFEGHYPILYTGECGRAAHEMILDCRAFKENGIEVGDIAKRLMDYGFHAPTVSFPVAGTLMIEPTESEDLAELDRFCDALISIRKEIEVATADDKNNVLKNAPHTLAMLTTDNWAFPYTREKAAYPLEYIAENKFWPSVRRVDDAYGDRNLVCSCAPIEAYMEN